Proteins from one Bradyrhizobium roseum genomic window:
- a CDS encoding sensor histidine kinase, translated as MNGRGGDATAEQRPAREWRPLRTSRLVQYLLLQAAIAGLCVLALLQSLPGPPAQYQVTAFNLTEAGAERAVTLPYFSSLRNAMADPPRFSGKFVRPAEEAGHAWSVFLPRFTNGVEVTVNGVAVLDSRRDPAANRPDRNAPAIAVIPPSLLHDGDNAISIRLFIWGPVTGFLDRISVGPDELLRPSYNLRTLIFVTLPVVFSSWQAILAVILGIMWVMRRHEPAYGVLAAAMAVGVAQAFLQTPMGDVTPLSRLNVVLIASAPIECALVLTFALLFSGMKWPRYGWILFLPGGLLALAGLLGNQALVRGLFLVLAVPMVGVSLVLMAVITARSALKRQNVASFLLGCAVTIMLTCWIADMLAVFQVVPNRIFVSRLSYSAMLVAIGAGLTWRFARALNEVDSFAGRLVAQVRVTEEKLKASFVREEERARAAALARERTRLMRDLHDGLGGQLVSIVALSERGNGGEGIADAARAALKDLRLVIDSMDDIGGDLMLSLGSWRERALAQLRPHGIALDWRAGTAQGLPVHPELRPWHVIQIVRLLDEAVTNAVKHADAKRITVRIETLAGADGMERGCITVEDDGRGFEVTPEGTAAGSIKAARGLRNMRSRAARCGAELELSSCLRGDVQGTQVRLTLPHRFPDSDGAAG; from the coding sequence GTGAACGGTCGCGGCGGGGACGCGACGGCGGAACAACGCCCGGCCCGCGAATGGCGGCCGCTGCGGACGTCGCGCCTCGTCCAGTATCTGTTGCTGCAGGCGGCGATCGCCGGCCTCTGCGTGCTGGCGCTGCTGCAGTCGCTCCCCGGACCTCCCGCGCAATATCAGGTCACGGCGTTCAATCTCACCGAGGCCGGCGCCGAACGCGCGGTGACGCTGCCGTATTTCTCGTCGCTTCGGAATGCGATGGCCGATCCGCCGCGCTTCAGCGGAAAATTCGTTCGTCCCGCCGAGGAGGCTGGACACGCCTGGTCGGTGTTCCTGCCGCGCTTCACCAACGGCGTCGAGGTCACCGTCAACGGCGTCGCGGTCCTCGATAGCCGGCGCGATCCCGCCGCCAACCGGCCGGATCGCAATGCGCCCGCGATCGCCGTGATTCCGCCGTCGCTGCTGCACGACGGCGACAACGCGATATCGATCCGGCTGTTCATCTGGGGGCCGGTGACCGGATTTCTCGATCGCATCTCGGTCGGCCCCGACGAATTGCTGCGCCCGAGCTATAATCTGCGGACGCTGATCTTCGTCACCCTGCCGGTGGTGTTCTCGTCCTGGCAGGCGATTCTCGCCGTCATTCTCGGCATCATGTGGGTGATGCGGCGCCATGAGCCGGCCTATGGCGTGCTGGCCGCCGCCATGGCCGTCGGCGTCGCGCAGGCTTTTCTGCAGACACCGATGGGCGACGTGACGCCGTTATCCCGGCTCAACGTCGTCCTGATCGCCTCCGCGCCGATCGAATGCGCGCTGGTGCTGACGTTTGCGCTGTTGTTCTCGGGCATGAAATGGCCGCGCTACGGCTGGATCCTGTTCCTCCCCGGCGGGCTGCTCGCGCTGGCCGGCCTGTTGGGAAACCAGGCGCTGGTGCGCGGGCTGTTTCTGGTTCTCGCCGTTCCGATGGTCGGCGTATCGCTGGTCCTGATGGCCGTCATCACCGCCCGTTCGGCGCTGAAACGGCAGAACGTCGCGAGCTTTCTGCTCGGCTGCGCGGTGACGATCATGCTGACGTGCTGGATCGCCGACATGCTCGCGGTATTCCAGGTGGTGCCGAACCGCATCTTCGTCTCGCGGCTGTCCTATTCGGCGATGCTGGTGGCGATCGGCGCCGGGCTGACCTGGCGGTTTGCCCGCGCGCTGAACGAGGTCGACAGTTTTGCCGGCCGTCTCGTCGCGCAGGTGCGCGTGACCGAGGAAAAGCTGAAGGCCAGTTTTGTCCGCGAGGAAGAGCGCGCCCGCGCCGCGGCGCTGGCTCGGGAACGCACGCGGCTGATGCGCGACCTGCATGACGGGCTCGGCGGCCAGCTCGTCAGCATCGTGGCCCTGAGTGAACGCGGCAATGGCGGCGAAGGTATCGCCGACGCGGCGCGCGCGGCGCTGAAGGACCTGCGGCTCGTCATCGATTCCATGGACGACATCGGCGGCGACCTGATGCTGTCGCTCGGCTCGTGGCGCGAGCGCGCCCTGGCGCAGCTGCGCCCGCACGGCATCGCGCTGGACTGGCGCGCGGGTACGGCGCAGGGCCTGCCGGTGCATCCCGAATTGCGGCCGTGGCACGTCATCCAGATCGTGCGGCTGCTCGATGAAGCCGTGACCAATGCCGTCAAGCACGCCGATGCCAAACGTATCACGGTGAGGATCGAGACGCTGGCGGGCGCCGATGGAATGGAGCGCGGCTGCATCACCGTCGAGGACGACGGCAGGGGGTTTGAGGTCACGCCGGAGGGTACGGCGGCCGGTTCGATCAAGGCGGCGCGCGGCTTGCGCAACATGCGAAGCCGCGCAGCACGCTGCGGCGCGGAGCTGGAATTGAGTTCCTGCCTCCGAGGGGACGTTCAAGGCACACAGGTGAGGCTGACCTTGCCGCACCGCTTTCCCGACAGCGACGGCGCTGCGGGATAG